Proteins encoded within one genomic window of Corythoichthys intestinalis isolate RoL2023-P3 unplaced genomic scaffold, ASM3026506v1 HiC_scaffold_27, whole genome shotgun sequence:
- the LOC130911320 gene encoding uncharacterized protein LOC130911320: MENEQWTEVQYGKRRRLARYQTTNEGMARAFPSSNRRDPFTHLNRPVPPFNQNGRRQRPAYADMMRQNRYQQRPNKDKQWTQNVELHKNKTKNTRMDDEEILREPANPNLRTLVRKLHQIIKIVHHLQNVNVKENIPQPKTIKRMVNTLTNMIKPAIPNETTLDLIMGNAYNWGHTTCQILTTHYETVLPELLKELQGLLTTEWKKAFETAVRWAKRNTPRIKQMEIDHAEALITVEWDSRKETETFLLQNDDFPELKKTNQRTQQTNNREKTNATQIENSIERPGVSGTPKQQRQKTKEKMTQEKETNTMRSTQESGTNTEEPQINRVQQNTLRPRGENKMKTIETPKKHKKKTKHMSLQEELDTETEEEREDSEAEIDKFLSMMLEVPGTDVEEDTETDFEEKDEIEEKEGTITEIEEEEQKSETTLNTTNNTPRSLRRSTKVTRHEDSTRKTKEWKFEPREKFLIVGDANLARIPKIYVKDIQIDSFPGGHFRHCKEMMEKVEVPEDLFVEEVILSFGMESRKNKIETTIKNLQSAIRATKRAFPDAFVRVQKVNYSMELPETEKKNLRELNAYINQNVSHILPLEAEKFEVEQNQIQWTTETAKLMIIHWCKTLPITI, from the coding sequence ATGGAGAACGAACAATGGACAGAAGTCCAATACGGTAAGCGTCGCCGGCTGGCTCGCTACCAGACGACCAATGAAGGGATGGCCCGTGCATTCCCCTCCTCAAATCGGAGGGATCCTTTCACTCACCTAAACCGGCCAGTGCCTCCCTTCAACCAAAATGGCCGTCGCCAAAGACCCGCATATGCGGACATGATGAGACAAAATCGGTATCAACAAAGACCTAATAAAGACAAACAATGGACACAAAATGTTGAActacacaaaaacaaaacaaagaatacAAGAATGGACGATGAAGAGATTCTTAGAGAACCAGCCAACCCTAATTTGAGGACATTGGTCCGTAAACTGCATCAGATCATTAAAATTGTACATCATTTACAAAATGTGAATGTCAAAGAAAATATACCTCAACCAAAAACAATAAAGAGGATGGTAAACACGCTGACTAACATGATAAAACCTGCGATACCCAACGAAACCACACTAGACCTAATTATGGGAAATGCTTATAACTGGGGACACACAACTTGTCAAATTCTGACGACTCATTATGAGACTGTGTTACCTGAGTTATTGAAGGAACTACAAGGACTGTTGACAACCGAATGGAAGAAGGCATTTGAGACTGCAGTGAGATGGGCAAAAAGAAATACACCCAGAATTAAACAAATGGAAATAGACCATGCAGAAGCACTAATAACAGTTGAATGGGACAGTCGAAAAGAAACAGAGACTTTCTTGCtacaaaatgatgattttccaGAACTAAAGAAAACAAATCAGAGGACACAACAGACAAACAACAGAGAAAAAACAAATGCAACTCAGATTGAAAACAGTATAGAACGACCTGGAGTTTCAGGAACTCCAAAACAACAACGacagaaaacaaaagaaaaaatgacacAAGAAAAAGAGACAAACACTATGAGAAGTACACAAGAGAGTGGGACAAATACGGAAGAACCACAAATAAACAGAGTCCAACAGAATACTCTAAGACCAAGAGGTGAGAACAAGATGAAAACAATAGAAACACCCAAGAaacataagaaaaaaacaaaacatatgtCACTACAAGAAGAACTGGACACAGAAACAGAGGAGGAAAGAGAAGATTCAGAAGCAGAGATTGACAAATTTTTGTCTATGATGTTAGAGGTACCAGGAACAGATGTAGAAGAAGATACAGAAACAGACTTTGAAGAAAAGGATGAAATAGAAGAGAAGGAAGGAACAATAACAGAGATAGAGGAAGAGGAACAGAAATCAGAGACAACATTGAACACAACAAATAATACACCAAGGAGTCTCAGAAGAAGCACTAAAGTGACTAGACATGAAGATTCCACAAGAAAGACAAAAGAATGGAAATTCGAACCCAGAGAAAAATTCCTGATAGTGGGAGATGCAAATTTGGCTCGCATTCCTAAAATTTATGTGAAAGATATTCAAATTGATAGTTTTCCTGGTGGCCACTTTCGGCATTGCAAGGAAATGATGGAAAAGGTAGAGGTACCAGAGGACTTATTTGTTGAAGAAGTGATTTTATCATTCGGGATGGAAAGCcggaaaaacaaaatagaaaCGACAATCAAAAACCTACAATCAGCAATCAGAGCTACAAAGAGAGCATTTCCGGATGCTTTTGTCAGAGTACAAAAGGTAAATTACTCAATGGAATTGCCAGAAACCGAAAAGAAAAATTTACGAGAACTAAATGCATACATCAACCAAAATGTGAGCCATATTTTACCTTTGGAAGCGGAAAAATTCGAAGTAGAACAAAACCAAATACAATGGACAACAGAAACAGCAAAACTTATGATAATTCATTGGTGCAAAACTTTACCTATAACAATATAA